Proteins co-encoded in one Spirosoma endbachense genomic window:
- a CDS encoding RNA polymerase sigma-70 factor, which produces MQLISTWQTDAVTESVPLSTMDASSPDELEPLATDKELFIRRTFKTDAQLGCELLFRQHYVALCSHAVRFVGSKAVAEDLVADMFCQFYEQQIFSTITTSYRAYLYKTIRNQAYNYIRQTFQRDVSLEEAQYQTTKEHQQPDAITQYDELYQDVEKAIESLPVQRRRIYLMYRFEGKKYGEIASELGLSVRTIEVQIRLASHALRELLKDRWFLLSISVLVDFF; this is translated from the coding sequence ATGCAACTAATCAGTACCTGGCAAACTGACGCAGTGACCGAATCAGTACCTTTATCGACTATGGACGCATCATCACCAGATGAGCTGGAGCCGTTGGCTACCGATAAAGAACTGTTTATCCGCCGAACGTTCAAAACCGACGCCCAATTGGGTTGCGAGTTGCTTTTTCGGCAGCATTATGTCGCCCTTTGCAGTCATGCTGTGCGTTTTGTGGGGTCAAAAGCTGTTGCCGAAGACCTGGTCGCCGATATGTTCTGTCAGTTTTATGAACAACAGATTTTTAGCACCATTACCACTTCTTACCGGGCTTATCTCTACAAAACCATTCGGAATCAGGCCTATAATTACATTCGGCAGACATTCCAGCGCGATGTATCGCTGGAGGAAGCCCAGTATCAGACCACAAAGGAGCACCAGCAACCAGACGCCATCACCCAGTATGATGAACTCTATCAGGATGTAGAAAAAGCGATCGAGTCCTTGCCTGTACAGCGCCGACGCATTTACCTGATGTACCGCTTCGAAGGAAAGAAATACGGAGAAATTGCCAGTGAGCTTGGCCTTTCGGTTCGAACGATTGAAGTACAGATCCGGCTGGCCAGTCATGCGCTGAGGGAGTTATTGAAAGATCGTTGGTTTCTTCTGAGCATCAGTGTATTAGTTGATTTTTTCTAA